In a single window of the Pongo abelii isolate AG06213 chromosome 1, NHGRI_mPonAbe1-v2.0_pri, whole genome shotgun sequence genome:
- the INKA2 gene encoding PAK4-inhibitor INKA2 isoform X2: MSMKEVGDGLQDQMNCMMGALQELKLLQVQTALEQLEISGGAPVPGSPEGPRTQYEHPCWEGGRSPARPPVCSPSSQPSVGSSTKFPSHRSVCGRDLAPLPRTQPHQSCAQQGPERVEPDDWTSTLMSRGRNRQPLVLGDNVFADLVGNWLDLPELEKGGEKGETGGAREPKGEKGQPQELGRRFALTANIFKKFLRSVRPDRDRLLKEKPGWVTPMVPEPRTGRSQKVKKRSLSKGSGHFPFPGTGEHRRGENPPTSCPKALEHSSSGFDINTAVWV; encoded by the coding sequence ATGTCCATGAAGGAGGTGGGTGATGGCTTACAGGATCAGATGAACTGCATGATGGGTGCACTGCAAGAACTGAAGCTCCTCCAGGTGCAGACAGCACTGGAACAGCTGGAGATCTCTGGAGGGGCTCCTGTGCCAGGCAGCCCTGAAGGTCCCAGGACCCAGTACGAGCACCCTTGTTGGGAGGGTGGCAGAAGTCCTGCCAGGCCCCCAGTCTGTTCCCCCTCCAGTCAACCTTCTGTTGGCAGCAGCACCAAGTTTCCATCCCATAGGAGTGTCTGTGGAAGGGATTTAGCCCCCTTGCCCAGGACACAGCCGCATCAAAGCTGTGCTCAGCAGGGGCCAGAGCGAGTGGAACCGGATGACTGGACCTCCACGTTGATGTCCCGGGGCCGGAATCGACAGCCTCTGGTGTTAGGGGACAACGTTTTTGCAGACCTGGTGGGCAATTGGCTAGACTTGCCAGAACTGGAGAAGGGTGGGGAGAAGGGTGAGACTGGGGGGGCACGTGAACCCAAAGGAGAGAAAGGCCAGCCCCAAGAGCTGGGCCGCAGGTTTGCCCTGACAGCAAACATCTTTAAGAAGTTCTTGCGTAGTGTGCGGCCTGACCGTGACCGGCTGCTGAAGGAGAAACCAGGCTGGGTGACACCCATGGTCCCCGAGCCCCGAACCGGCCGCTCACAGAAGGTCAAGAAGCGGAGCCTTTCCAAGGGCTCTGGACATTTCCCCTTCCCAGGCACCGGGGAGCACAGGCGAGGGGAGAATCCCCCCACAAGCTGCCCCAAGGCCCTGGAGCATTCATCCTCAGGATTTGATATTAACACAGCTGTTTGGGTCTGA
- the INKA2 gene encoding PAK4-inhibitor INKA2 isoform X1: MTMESREMDCYLRRLKQELMSMKEVGDGLQDQMNCMMGALQELKLLQVQTALEQLEISGGAPVPGSPEGPRTQYEHPCWEGGRSPARPPVCSPSSQPSVGSSTKFPSHRSVCGRDLAPLPRTQPHQSCAQQGPERVEPDDWTSTLMSRGRNRQPLVLGDNVFADLVGNWLDLPELEKGGEKGETGGAREPKGEKGQPQELGRRFALTANIFKKFLRSVRPDRDRLLKEKPGWVTPMVPEPRTGRSQKVKKRSLSKGSGHFPFPGTGEHRRGENPPTSCPKALEHSSSGFDINTAVWV; this comes from the coding sequence ATGTCCATGAAGGAGGTGGGTGATGGCTTACAGGATCAGATGAACTGCATGATGGGTGCACTGCAAGAACTGAAGCTCCTCCAGGTGCAGACAGCACTGGAACAGCTGGAGATCTCTGGAGGGGCTCCTGTGCCAGGCAGCCCTGAAGGTCCCAGGACCCAGTACGAGCACCCTTGTTGGGAGGGTGGCAGAAGTCCTGCCAGGCCCCCAGTCTGTTCCCCCTCCAGTCAACCTTCTGTTGGCAGCAGCACCAAGTTTCCATCCCATAGGAGTGTCTGTGGAAGGGATTTAGCCCCCTTGCCCAGGACACAGCCGCATCAAAGCTGTGCTCAGCAGGGGCCAGAGCGAGTGGAACCGGATGACTGGACCTCCACGTTGATGTCCCGGGGCCGGAATCGACAGCCTCTGGTGTTAGGGGACAACGTTTTTGCAGACCTGGTGGGCAATTGGCTAGACTTGCCAGAACTGGAGAAGGGTGGGGAGAAGGGTGAGACTGGGGGGGCACGTGAACCCAAAGGAGAGAAAGGCCAGCCCCAAGAGCTGGGCCGCAGGTTTGCCCTGACAGCAAACATCTTTAAGAAGTTCTTGCGTAGTGTGCGGCCTGACCGTGACCGGCTGCTGAAGGAGAAACCAGGCTGGGTGACACCCATGGTCCCCGAGCCCCGAACCGGCCGCTCACAGAAGGTCAAGAAGCGGAGCCTTTCCAAGGGCTCTGGACATTTCCCCTTCCCAGGCACCGGGGAGCACAGGCGAGGGGAGAATCCCCCCACAAGCTGCCCCAAGGCCCTGGAGCATTCATCCTCAGGATTTGATATTAACACAGCTGTTTGGGTCTGA
- the RAP1A gene encoding ras-related protein Rap-1A isoform X2, translating into MREYKLVVLGSGGVGKSALTVQFVQGIFVEKYDPTIEDSYRKQVEVDCQQCMLEILDTAGTEQFTAMRDLYMKNGQGFALVYSITAQSTFNDLQDLREQILRVKDTEDVPMILVGNKCDLEDERVVGKEQGQNLARQWCNCAFLESSAKSKINVNEIFYDLVRQINRKTPVEKKKPKKKSCLLL; encoded by the exons acagTTCAGTTTGTTCAGggaatttttgttgaaaaatatgACCCAACGATAGAAGATTCCTACAGAAAG CAAGTTGAAGTCGATTGCCAACAGTGTATGCTCGAAATCCTGGATACTGCAGGGACA GAGCAATTTACAGCAATGAGGGATTTGTATATGAAGAACGGCCAAGGTTTTGCACTAGTATATTCTATTACAGCTCAGTCCACGTTTAACGACTTACAGGACCTGAGAGAACAGATTTTACGGGTTAAGGACACGGAAGat GTTCCAATGATTTTGGTTGGCAATAAATGTGACCTGGAAGATGAGCGAGTAGTTGGCAAAGAGCAGGGCCAGAATTTAGCAAGACAGTGGTGTAACTGTGCCTTTTTAGAATCTTCTGCAAAGTCAAAGATCAATGTTAACGAG ATATTTTATGACCTGGTCAGACAGATAAATAGGAAAACACCAGTGGAAAAGAAGAAGCCTAAAAAGAAATCATGTCTGCTGCTCTAG
- the RAP1A gene encoding ras-related protein Rap-1A isoform X1 → MREYKLVVLGSGGVGKSALTVQFVQGIFVEKYDPTIEDSYRKQVEVDCQQCMLEILDTAGTEQFTAMRDLYMKNGQGFALVYSITAQSTFNDLQDLREQILRVKDTEDVPMILVGNKCDLEDERVVGKEQGQNLARQWCNCAFLESSAKSKINVNEVTYNCWAAQTSAFLVCFKLTARLLRKNFYLLSNLDSIIL, encoded by the exons acagTTCAGTTTGTTCAGggaatttttgttgaaaaatatgACCCAACGATAGAAGATTCCTACAGAAAG CAAGTTGAAGTCGATTGCCAACAGTGTATGCTCGAAATCCTGGATACTGCAGGGACA GAGCAATTTACAGCAATGAGGGATTTGTATATGAAGAACGGCCAAGGTTTTGCACTAGTATATTCTATTACAGCTCAGTCCACGTTTAACGACTTACAGGACCTGAGAGAACAGATTTTACGGGTTAAGGACACGGAAGat GTTCCAATGATTTTGGTTGGCAATAAATGTGACCTGGAAGATGAGCGAGTAGTTGGCAAAGAGCAGGGCCAGAATTTAGCAAGACAGTGGTGTAACTGTGCCTTTTTAGAATCTTCTGCAAAGTCAAAGATCAATGTTAACGAGGTAACCTACAACTGCTGGGCAGCACAAACAAGTGCCTTTTTAGTTTGCTTTAAGTTAACAGCCagacttttaagaaaaaatttttatcttttaagcaATCTTGATTCTATAATTTTATAG